In a genomic window of Zingiber officinale cultivar Zhangliang chromosome 9B, Zo_v1.1, whole genome shotgun sequence:
- the LOC122024994 gene encoding uncharacterized protein LOC122024994 — MALTFQSTSPLGIPQILCQSILLFLKAGQLLLPIFLLSVLSSSILFSFYYSIAPIPLDLADKISILLKETKHRPPNLLPSIVNDLKSFSAFASVIALFSFLSSLFLSLSSIHTFAAAYTDTDLTPNGLLHRIARRWYETMVTRLYAVFLAVGIALLSSFAIASVALVSLPYSIFLAFHVTFLYLYLSTRWRMSLVIATVEETWGIGALSWAVNLCLGNKKRGVALTAMMVTMKVAIYGALLIGLLMASDPTKQTWMGCVVAVVDAAWNLYTMAVYTVFYYECRKSHGLDIIGSSVVLVRVNAVAY; from the coding sequence ATGGCCTTGACCTTCCAATCGACGAGTCCCCTGGGCATTCCCCAAATCCTATGCCAATCCATCCTCCTCTTCCTCAAGGCCGGCCAGCTTCTCCTCCCCATCTTCCTCCTCTCCGTCCTCTCCTCCTCCATCCTCTTCTCCTTTTACTACTCCATCGCCCCAATCCCCCTCGACCTCGCTGACAAGATCTCCATCCTCCTCAAGGAAACCAAGCACCGCCCGCCAAACCTCCTCCCGTCCATCGTCAACGACCTCAAATCCTTCTCCGCATTCGCGTCCGTCATcgccctcttctccttcttgtcctccctcttcctctctctctcctccATCCACACCTTCGCCGCCGCCTACACCGACACCGATTTGACCCCCAACGGCCTCCTACACCGGATCGCCCGCCGCTGGTACGAGACTATGGTGACGCGGCTCTATGCGGTCTTCCTCGCCGTCGGCATCGCCCTCCTCTCCTCGTTCGCCATCGCTTCCGTCGCCCTCGTATCCCTTCCCTACTCAATCTTCCTAGCCTTCCACGTGACCTTCTTGTACCTCTACCTGTCGACGCGGTGGCGGATGAGTCTCGTGATAGCGACCGTGGAGGAGACGTGGGGGATCGGCGCGCTCTCCTGGGCGGTGAACCTCTGCTTGGGGAACAAGAAACGAGGTGTTGCGCTCACCGCCATGATGGTGACGATGAAGGTGGCCATCTACGGCGCATTGTTAATTGGGCTGCTGATGGCCTCGGATCCGACGAAGCAGACCTGGATGGGGTGCGTCGTGGCTGTGGTGGATGCGGCCTGGAACTTGTACACCATGGCGGTGTACACCGTGTTCTACTACGAGTGCAGGAAGAGCCATGGGCTAGACATTATTGGTTCGTCCGTGGTTCTTGTGAGGGTCAACGCTGTGGCATATTGA